One genomic region from Pyxicephalus adspersus chromosome 1, UCB_Pads_2.0, whole genome shotgun sequence encodes:
- the GJA8 gene encoding gap junction alpha-8 protein, translating to MGDWSFLGNILEEVNEHSTVIGRVWLTVLFIFRILILGTAAEFVWGDEQSDFVCNTQQPGCENVCYDEAFPLSHIRLWVLQIIFVSTPSLVYVGHAVHHVRMEEKRKEREEAEMSRQQEMNEERLPLAPDQGSIRTTKETSTKGTKKFRLEGTLLRTYICHIIFKTIFEVGFVVGQYFLYGFRILPLYRCSRWPCPNTVDCFVSRPTEKTVFIMFMLAVAAVSLFLNVVEISHLGWKKIRLAFRRSADHQPQQLLGEVSQKPLHSIAISSIPKSKGYKLLEEEKVVSHFYPMTEVGLEASPLPAQFNSYEKRSTGLLEDISKAYDETLPSYRQAEEQEVVKVQVAETLEKTPSERAPSVRAPSVRAPSDRVPSERALSERAPSRAVSERAASEHAPSERASFVRVPSNNALSERAPSERAISRAASEHAPSERAPSRAASEDAPLERAPSQTNSEHVPPEKAPSRATSEHALSERAPSRAISEHALSERAPSRAISEQALPDRSEHAPSEHAPPEKVPSRAASDVHLDDAPVEPPQEIVTPPIETERAPSRALSDHVDTNPTPSDHGLPQPVPPEPEVFEPETTGLELPLLSFELIPDSRSLSRLSKASSRARSDDLMV from the coding sequence ATGGGAGACTGGAGCTTCTTGGGGAACATTTTGGAGGAGGTGAATGAGCACTCCACTGTAATTGGTAGAGTTTGGCTCACTGTCCTGTTTATCTTCCGGATCCTTATTTTGGGAACAGCAGCCGAGTTTGTATGGGGGGATGAACAGTCTGATTTTGTATGCAACACCCAGCAGCCTGGTTGCGAGAATGTCTGCTACGATGAGGCTTTTCCTCTGTCCCACATCAGATTGTGGGTCCTGCAGATCATTTTTGTCTCCACACCATCCTTGGTGTACGTGGGACATGCGGTGCACCATGTGCGGATGGAggagaaaagaaaggagagagaagaagCAGAAATGAGTAGGCAGCAGGAAATGAATGAAGAGAGGCTGCCACTAGCTCCTGATCAAGGGAGCATTCGAACCACCAAGGAAACCAGTACCAAGGGTACTAAGAAGTTTCGACTAGAGGGAACCCTCCTGAGAACCTACATTTGCCATATTATCTTCAAGACAATTTTTGAGGTGGGCTTTGTAGTGGGCCAGTACTTTCTGTATGGTTTTCGGATCCTCCCACTGTACCGTTGCAGCCGCTGGCCTTGCCCAAACACGGTTGATTGTTTCGTCTCCAGGCCTACAGAAAAGACTGTGTTTATAATGTTCATGCTGGCTGTGGCTGCGGTTTCCCTTTTCCTTAACGTGGTGGAGATCAGTCACCTGGGCTGGAAAAAGATTCGCCTTGCATTCCGGAGGTCAGCAGATCATCAACCCCAACAGCTGCTGGGAGAAGTTTCTCAGAAACCCCTGCACTCCATAGCCATCTCTTCCATTCCAAAGTCTAAGGGCTACAAGTTGCTGGAGGAAGAAAAAGTTGTCTCCCATTTCTACCCAATGACTGAAGTTGGATTAGAAGCTAGCCCACTTCCTGCTCAATTTAACAGCTATGAAAAAAGGAGCACAGGACTGCTGGAAGACATCTCCAAGGCTTATGATGAAACTCTACCCTCCTATCGCCAAGCTGAAGAGCAAGAGGTGGTGAAAGTGCAAGTGGCTGAGACCTTAGAAAAAACTCCATCTGAGCGAGCTCCTTCAGTGAGGGCTCCTTCGGTGCGTGCCCCCTCTGACCGTGTTCCCTCTGAGCGTGCCCTTTCCGAAAGAGCACCTTCACGTGCAGTTTCTGAGCGTGCAGCTTCAGAGCATGCTCCCTCTGAACGTGCATCCTTTGTGAGAGTACCTTCTAACAATGCACTCTCTGAAAGAGCACCCTCTGAGCGAGCCATCTCCCGTGCTGCTTCTGAGCATGCCCCTTCTGAGCGAGCTCCCTCTCGGGCAGCATCTGAGGATGCCCCCTTAGAGCGAGCTCCTTCTCAGACCAATTCTGAGCACGTTCCTCCTGAGAAAGCTCCATCTAGAGCTACTTCTGAGCATGCGCTTTCAGAACGAGCTCCATCTCGAGCTATTTCTGAGCATGCGCTTTCAGAACGAGCTCCATCTCGAGCTATTTCTGAGCAAGCGCTTCCAGACCGATCGGAGCATGCTCCATCTGAACATGCACCTCCTGAGAAAGTTCCTTCTCGAGCAGCTTCTGATGTCCACTTAGACGATGCTCCTGTAGAACCTCCCCAGGAAATTGTCACCCCACCTATTGAAACTGAGCGTGCACCCTCAAGAGCTCTCTCAGACCATGTAGATACTAATCCCACCCCATCAGATCATGGGTTACCTCAACCTGTGCCTCCAGAACCAGAAGTCTTCGAACCAGAAACTACAGGCCTTGAGTTGCCTCTGTTGAGTTTTGAATTAATTCCCGATTCCCGGTCCCTAAGTAGGTTAAGTAAAGCAAGTAGCAGGGCCCGATCAGATGACTTAATGGTATGA